In Deferribacter desulfuricans SSM1, the following are encoded in one genomic region:
- a CDS encoding diguanylate cyclase, whose protein sequence is MKKKNTALIKTSINKENFLLNLIPKPIIIISTNQKIKTLNSNFEKTFNIKKDEIVNKHFYNIKIDGLNKILKEINRDLEKVKKIGLSASLKDSSTVTIRNENFKTKTYKIDKSLYFDEFGNIDGLICILDDITEQEKEINELMKKAIYDELTQIYNRRYFQSVLKNELEKVKRYNIDSCLLFFDIDFFKKINDTYGHDIGDLVLKYLSSLVKNSIRTTDQFFRIGGEEFAIILTNTTLKDATQVAEKIRIITENYTFEKVGKVTISIGITKIKNTDTEESLYKRADEALYQSKKSGRNKVTVK, encoded by the coding sequence TTGAAAAAAAAGAATACAGCTTTAATCAAGACATCCATAAATAAAGAAAATTTTCTTTTGAATCTTATACCTAAACCCATAATTATAATTTCTACAAACCAAAAGATTAAAACTTTGAACAGTAATTTTGAAAAAACATTCAATATAAAAAAAGATGAAATAGTTAATAAACATTTTTATAACATCAAAATTGACGGTTTAAATAAAATATTAAAAGAAATTAATAGAGATCTAGAAAAAGTAAAAAAAATTGGTTTATCAGCTTCATTAAAAGATTCATCAACTGTTACAATAAGAAATGAAAATTTTAAGACAAAAACATATAAAATAGATAAATCTCTTTATTTTGATGAATTTGGAAATATTGATGGATTAATCTGTATTTTAGACGATATTACTGAGCAAGAAAAAGAAATTAATGAACTAATGAAAAAGGCAATCTATGATGAATTAACTCAAATATACAATAGAAGATATTTTCAATCTGTGCTTAAAAATGAATTAGAAAAAGTTAAAAGATACAACATCGATAGTTGTTTGCTATTTTTTGATATAGATTTTTTTAAAAAGATCAATGATACCTATGGACATGACATTGGTGATTTAGTTTTAAAATATTTATCCTCTCTCGTAAAAAATTCTATAAGAACAACAGATCAATTTTTTAGAATCGGTGGAGAAGAATTCGCTATTATTTTAACAAATACAACACTAAAAGATGCAACACAAGTTGCAGAAAAAATAAGAATTATTACTGAAAATTACACATTTGAAAAAGTAGGTAAAGTAACAATAAGTATAGGAATCACAAAAATAAAAAATACCGATACAGAAGAATCCTTATATAAAAGAGCAGATGAAGCATTATATCAATCAAAGAAAAGTGGTAGAAATAAAGTAACAGTAAAATAA
- a CDS encoding TolC family protein, with protein MKKFYVFILFFVLAVNNYALTLDDAVKNALQNNLGLQYESKVIESKKFEYESVKANRFPTFILDGKYTILDEKKTEPFSTPFGTNDVTILEKDYYELFAGLRFNIYTGGLISSSIKAKLHEKKIEDYKFEEEKNGLIYKAKSAYINILKLIANKKVVEEYIRSLNKHLNDVKVMYEQGVVPYIDILQTEVKVEDAKQKLIDIENKIEIAKFNLATLMGKSKSTFDVEDIDINVSLERKLDELLTLATKNRSILKTFDENIKVIDLLKSVSKSNLLPKLYVQGGYQYSNSVDEVEPKGNFMVQFGISYNLTWDKPIKEVKAKDSMKYALIKYKNDMKLKIMLEVQNAYKSYETAKKNLEVAKVQEEKAAEYFRIVDLKYKEGLASNTDLLDANAMLVEAKMNVKNAYYEMIDKYFALEKSIGKELR; from the coding sequence ATGAAAAAGTTTTATGTTTTTATATTATTTTTTGTTTTAGCTGTTAATAATTATGCTTTAACACTTGATGATGCAGTTAAGAATGCATTACAGAATAATTTGGGTCTTCAATATGAGTCTAAAGTAATTGAGAGTAAAAAATTTGAATATGAATCAGTTAAAGCAAATAGATTTCCTACATTTATTTTAGATGGTAAATATACAATTTTAGATGAAAAGAAGACTGAGCCTTTTTCGACCCCTTTTGGTACTAATGATGTTACAATCTTAGAAAAAGATTATTACGAGCTTTTCGCAGGGTTAAGATTTAATATATATACAGGTGGTCTGATTAGTTCATCAATAAAAGCAAAATTACATGAGAAAAAAATAGAAGATTATAAATTTGAGGAAGAAAAAAATGGTTTAATCTATAAAGCGAAGAGTGCTTATATAAACATCTTAAAATTGATTGCTAATAAGAAAGTTGTAGAAGAGTATATTAGGAGTCTTAATAAGCATTTAAACGATGTGAAAGTTATGTATGAGCAAGGTGTTGTTCCTTATATTGATATTTTGCAGACTGAAGTGAAGGTAGAGGATGCAAAACAAAAACTTATTGATATAGAGAATAAAATAGAAATTGCGAAATTTAATCTAGCCACTTTGATGGGGAAAAGTAAAAGCACATTTGATGTGGAAGATATAGATATTAATGTTTCTTTAGAAAGAAAACTTGATGAACTTTTAACTTTAGCCACTAAAAATAGATCTATACTAAAAACTTTTGATGAAAATATAAAAGTAATAGATTTATTAAAAAGTGTTTCAAAATCGAATCTCTTGCCAAAACTGTATGTGCAAGGTGGTTATCAGTATTCAAATAGCGTTGATGAGGTAGAGCCTAAAGGGAATTTTATGGTTCAATTTGGTATAAGCTACAATTTGACTTGGGATAAACCAATTAAAGAGGTTAAAGCTAAAGATTCTATGAAATATGCACTTATAAAATATAAAAATGATATGAAACTGAAAATTATGTTGGAAGTTCAAAATGCTTATAAGTCGTATGAAACAGCTAAAAAAAATTTAGAAGTTGCAAAGGTTCAGGAAGAAAAAGCTGCTGAGTATTTTAGGATAGTTGATCTTAAATATAAAGAAGGGTTAGCAAGTAACACTGATTTGTTGGACGCCAACGCTATGCTGGTTGAGGCTAAGATGAATGTAAAAAATGCATATTATGAAATGATAGATAAGTATTTTGCATTGGAAAAATCTATTGGTAAAGAGTTGAGGTGA
- a CDS encoding HlyD family secretion protein, which translates to MGNKKKIALILLVIGLMVFVYFAYNYLVFIKEYATSDAVFIRSDKITNVSFKRVGGKIIKMYKKEGDIVKKGEVIAEIDPIDYKIKYDQVAKKIESLNKKREQLNIQIIKVKDELDLKKNIGEKKITYLDDEIKSLKYSIAELNQNIKQLKRDYKRFKSLYEAKAVSKRKFEDIETNLLALQKKKKSLLSKLEGLKKQKSVAEDELKMVYVEYKNVDELKKSLESLDSEIAATKKQLQDLENLIEYCKLKAPFDGKIGKKFVEEGAIINSGFPVYSVVDTDSLYVEVLLEETKLKGVKPGCEAEFSVDSYPDITFKGEVKEIYPASAATYALVPRDISAGEFTKVAQRIPVRVSIDEGDKSILKVGMGGEIKIKRAN; encoded by the coding sequence ATGGGAAATAAGAAAAAGATTGCATTAATTTTACTTGTTATTGGCTTAATGGTTTTCGTTTATTTCGCTTATAATTATTTAGTCTTTATTAAAGAGTATGCCACATCTGATGCAGTTTTTATTAGAAGTGATAAAATAACAAATGTGAGCTTCAAAAGAGTTGGTGGTAAAATAATAAAAATGTATAAAAAAGAAGGGGATATAGTTAAAAAAGGTGAAGTTATAGCTGAAATTGATCCTATTGATTATAAAATAAAATATGATCAAGTGGCCAAAAAAATTGAATCTTTGAATAAGAAAAGAGAACAGCTAAATATACAAATAATAAAGGTTAAAGATGAACTTGATTTAAAGAAGAATATAGGAGAGAAAAAGATAACTTACTTAGACGATGAGATAAAATCCCTAAAATATTCTATTGCTGAATTAAATCAAAATATTAAACAGTTAAAAAGAGATTATAAAAGATTTAAAAGTCTCTATGAAGCAAAAGCAGTATCGAAAAGGAAATTTGAAGATATTGAGACAAATCTTTTAGCACTTCAGAAAAAGAAGAAGTCTTTATTAAGCAAATTGGAAGGGCTTAAAAAACAAAAAAGTGTAGCAGAAGATGAGTTGAAAATGGTGTATGTGGAATATAAAAATGTTGATGAACTTAAAAAAAGTTTAGAATCGTTGGATAGTGAAATTGCTGCCACTAAAAAACAACTTCAAGATTTAGAAAATTTAATCGAATATTGTAAACTTAAAGCTCCTTTTGATGGGAAAATAGGTAAAAAGTTTGTTGAAGAAGGTGCGATTATCAATTCTGGCTTCCCTGTATATTCTGTAGTGGATACTGATAGTCTTTATGTAGAAGTATTGTTGGAGGAAACAAAATTAAAAGGTGTAAAGCCTGGGTGTGAAGCTGAATTTTCTGTGGATTCATATCCTGACATAACATTTAAAGGGGAAGTAAAGGAAATATATCCTGCATCAGCAGCTACTTATGCCTTGGTGCCAAGAGATATTTCTGCGGGTGAATTTACAAAAGTTGCGCAGCGTATCCCAGTTAGAGTATCTATTGATGAGGGCGATAAATCAATTTTGAAGGTAGGTATGGGAGGAGAGATTAAAATTAAAAGAGCAAACTGA
- the crcB gene encoding fluoride efflux transporter CrcB — protein sequence MKILLIGVGGFVGAILRYLFSKFFTIVLGNMIPFGTLFVNVTGSFILGFVHTLSVEKLVLGDNVRFFIGVGLLGAFTTFSTFSVETIHLFEDGAFILGLLNMFLNLFLSLFAAFFGIYVSRLF from the coding sequence ATGAAAATTCTTCTAATAGGTGTAGGTGGGTTTGTAGGAGCCATTCTTAGATATCTGTTTTCAAAGTTTTTTACAATAGTTTTGGGAAATATGATCCCTTTTGGGACTTTGTTTGTTAATGTAACTGGTTCTTTTATTTTAGGTTTTGTTCACACTTTGTCAGTTGAAAAGCTTGTTTTAGGTGATAATGTTAGATTTTTTATAGGGGTTGGGTTATTAGGTGCTTTTACAACGTTTTCCACCTTTTCTGTAGAGACAATACACTTGTTTGAAGATGGGGCTTTCATCCTCGGGTTATTAAATATGTTTTTAAATTTATTTTTATCGCTATTTGCTGCATTTTTTGGTATATATGTATCAAGATTGTTCTGA
- a CDS encoding glycosyltransferase family 2 protein, producing the protein MIKKVTAIVCAYNEERTISSVIKAILNCEIVGELIVVNDGSQDKTSELIRQFINDEKLLFIDLPQNMGKGYCMAEGVSKASNEIIVFVDADLCNFSYKYIKQLVKPILNNEADMVIGHPAENRFDAMFNPFKPLAGERAVFRRDVLPILDEMRESRFGVETLMNLYYRATGKIIKYVILYKLKHPIKLQKTSFINAIKDYLLEAYQIINTIYKHRELAYKAIRKYILSFTK; encoded by the coding sequence ATGATTAAAAAAGTTACAGCTATTGTTTGTGCTTATAATGAGGAGAGAACTATATCCTCTGTTATTAAAGCGATTTTAAATTGTGAAATTGTTGGTGAGTTGATTGTTGTTAATGATGGCTCTCAAGATAAGACTTCAGAGTTAATTAGACAATTTATAAATGATGAAAAGCTTTTATTTATAGATTTACCTCAGAATATGGGAAAAGGCTATTGCATGGCAGAAGGGGTTTCAAAAGCCAGTAATGAAATTATAGTATTTGTAGATGCAGATTTGTGCAATTTTTCATATAAATATATTAAACAGCTAGTTAAGCCCATTTTAAATAATGAAGCTGATATGGTCATTGGTCATCCTGCTGAAAATAGGTTTGATGCAATGTTCAACCCTTTTAAACCGTTAGCTGGGGAAAGAGCGGTATTTAGAAGAGATGTTTTACCAATTTTAGATGAAATGAGAGAATCAAGATTTGGTGTTGAGACATTAATGAATCTTTATTATCGCGCAACTGGTAAAATTATAAAATACGTAATTCTTTATAAACTCAAACATCCAATTAAATTACAAAAAACCTCTTTTATAAATGCGATAAAAGATTATTTGTTAGAAGCTTATCAAATTATTAATACTATTTATAAACATAGAGAATTAGCCTATAAAGCCATCAGAAAATATATTTTATCATTTACAAAATGA
- a CDS encoding TetR/AcrR family transcriptional regulator — MSQSECNTKDKIIESAIKVFAEKGFWKTKVSDIVKEAGVAQGTFYIYFKSKEDCFYELLSTLHNSMINRLLNSCNDGNLSKCLEVYCKVFIEYIYEYKMLSKVFLFEALSSGERFKELYFSFRNRLKKIIAESVNLEIDDPIVVLVSGLLKEIIEYYIIYKNLKLEEIYDILDEGLKIILGDRL, encoded by the coding sequence ATGAGTCAGTCAGAATGTAATACAAAAGATAAAATTATTGAATCAGCCATAAAGGTTTTTGCTGAAAAAGGGTTCTGGAAAACTAAAGTTTCAGATATTGTTAAAGAAGCTGGAGTAGCTCAAGGAACCTTTTATATATATTTTAAAAGCAAAGAGGACTGTTTTTATGAATTATTAAGTACATTGCATAATTCAATGATTAATAGATTACTAAATAGCTGTAATGATGGTAACTTGAGTAAATGTTTGGAAGTTTATTGCAAAGTATTTATTGAATACATATACGAATATAAAATGTTGTCTAAAGTATTTTTATTTGAAGCTTTAAGTAGTGGAGAAAGATTTAAAGAATTATATTTTTCTTTTAGAAATAGGCTGAAAAAGATAATTGCTGAATCAGTAAATTTGGAAATTGATGATCCAATTGTTGTTTTAGTCTCAGGATTGTTAAAGGAGATTATTGAATACTACATAATATATAAAAATCTAAAGCTCGAAGAGATCTATGATATATTGGATGAAGGTTTAAAAATAATATTAGGGGATAGATTATGA
- a CDS encoding molybdopterin-dependent oxidoreductase has translation MSFLKDIGTPIFNAERLKSVPEKENYTFDVTFKDNRLTFNYLDLYNIFEKKYINCRLTSVSRWSVRANWGGVLWSDFIKYLGVHDFKFVYFESYGGYNTTVFAEDLTNPRILLAIHVDDDEIEFDYGGPVRMVIPNLWGYKSCKWIKNISFIDEYIVGFWEGYGYDDRGLIEPTIVLDINSKQHRRINGGEVTEF, from the coding sequence ATGAGCTTTTTAAAAGATATTGGAACGCCAATTTTTAATGCAGAGCGTTTAAAGTCGGTTCCTGAAAAGGAAAATTATACTTTTGATGTAACGTTCAAAGATAACAGGTTAACTTTTAACTATTTAGATTTGTATAATATTTTTGAGAAAAAATATATTAATTGTAGACTTACATCAGTAAGTAGATGGTCTGTAAGAGCAAACTGGGGAGGAGTACTTTGGAGTGATTTTATTAAATATCTTGGTGTTCATGATTTTAAATTTGTTTATTTCGAAAGTTATGGCGGATATAACACTACTGTTTTTGCAGAGGATTTGACTAATCCAAGGATTTTATTAGCCATTCATGTTGATGATGATGAGATTGAGTTTGATTATGGCGGCCCTGTAAGGATGGTCATACCCAATTTATGGGGGTATAAGAGTTGTAAATGGATTAAAAATATCTCATTTATTGATGAATATATTGTTGGCTTCTGGGAAGGGTATGGATATGATGATAGGGGATTGATAGAACCGACAATAGTGCTCGACATAAATAGTAAACAGCATAGAAGAATTAATGGTGGTGAGGTTACGGAGTTTTAA
- the aroC gene encoding chorismate synthase, giving the protein MAGNSFGRIFKITTFGESHGKAVGVVVDGCPPNIEISKEDIQRELDRRRPGQSEITTPRAEKDEVEILSGVFEGKTTGTPICMLVYNSDFRSKDYSYIKDKFRPGHADFTYYKKYGIRDYRGGGRSSSRETIGRVCAGAIAKKILRKLGVSVYAYVLRVGDIVAKNIDFDEIERNPVRCPDKEAAKKMYDLILSIKKEGDSIGAIIEVVAKGVPVGLGEPVFDRLNAELAKAIFSIPAVKGVEFGQGFNVVNMRGSENNDEISSKGFLSNNAGGTLGGISSGEDIVLRFAIKPPSSILISRKSITIDGEECEIITEGRHDPCVAPRVVPIAEAMVSLVLVDYYLIDRVRKNIF; this is encoded by the coding sequence ATGGCAGGAAATAGTTTTGGTAGAATTTTTAAAATCACAACTTTTGGCGAAAGCCATGGTAAAGCTGTTGGTGTAGTGGTTGATGGATGCCCTCCAAATATTGAAATATCAAAAGAGGATATCCAAAGAGAATTGGATCGAAGAAGGCCTGGGCAGAGTGAAATTACCACTCCTAGAGCAGAAAAAGATGAAGTAGAAATTTTAAGTGGTGTTTTTGAAGGGAAAACTACTGGCACACCTATTTGTATGTTGGTTTATAATAGCGATTTTAGGTCAAAAGATTATTCTTATATAAAGGACAAATTTAGACCTGGTCATGCAGATTTTACCTATTACAAAAAGTATGGGATAAGGGATTATAGAGGTGGTGGTAGATCGTCATCAAGAGAAACTATAGGTAGGGTTTGTGCAGGAGCTATTGCGAAAAAGATTTTGAGAAAATTGGGAGTATCAGTATATGCTTATGTTCTAAGGGTAGGGGATATTGTTGCTAAAAATATAGATTTTGATGAGATAGAAAGAAACCCAGTACGTTGCCCTGATAAAGAAGCTGCTAAAAAGATGTATGACTTAATTTTATCGATAAAAAAAGAAGGTGATTCTATTGGCGCAATTATAGAAGTTGTGGCAAAAGGTGTTCCTGTTGGACTTGGTGAACCTGTTTTTGATAGATTGAATGCAGAATTAGCTAAAGCTATTTTTAGTATTCCTGCAGTAAAAGGGGTTGAATTTGGTCAAGGTTTTAATGTTGTTAATATGAGGGGTAGTGAAAATAATGATGAAATATCCAGCAAAGGTTTTTTAAGTAATAATGCTGGGGGCACATTGGGAGGGATTTCTTCTGGTGAAGATATAGTTTTAAGGTTTGCAATAAAACCTCCATCTTCTATTTTGATATCAAGAAAGAGCATTACTATAGATGGTGAAGAGTGTGAAATTATAACCGAAGGTAGACATGACCCTTGTGTTGCACCTAGAGTGGTACCAATTGCAGAGGCTATGGTTTCGCTAGTTTTGGTGGATTATTATTTGATTGATAGAGTAAGAAAAAATATTTTTTAA
- a CDS encoding DUF190 domain-containing protein: MTKKLEGTQKLMRIFIGEDDKYEGKPLYKEIVGLCREKGISGATVIRGIYGYGRSSIIHSSRTLALSNDLPIIVEVVDTPEKIDEILPEIEKMVGHGLITLELAHVIKYE, from the coding sequence ATGACTAAGAAACTGGAAGGCACACAAAAATTAATGAGGATTTTTATAGGAGAGGATGATAAATACGAAGGGAAACCTCTATACAAAGAGATTGTAGGTTTATGTAGAGAAAAGGGGATCTCTGGAGCAACTGTCATTAGAGGGATTTATGGATATGGTAGAAGTTCAATTATTCACTCTTCAAGGACTCTGGCACTTTCAAATGATTTGCCTATAATTGTAGAGGTTGTGGATACGCCTGAAAAGATTGATGAGATATTACCTGAAATTGAAAAAATGGTTGGCCATGGTTTAATTACTTTAGAATTAGCACATGTTATTAAGTATGAGTAA